In a genomic window of Lacrimispora sp. BS-2:
- the rsxC gene encoding electron transport complex subunit RsxC, with the protein MGLATFKGGIHPYEGKELSENKPVQVLQPKGEMVFPLSQHIGAPAKPLVAAGDQVLVGQKIGEPGGFISACVISSVSGTVKTIEPRMVANGSMVPSIIIENDGKYQTVDGFGKERDPKTLSKEEIRNLVKEAGVVGLGGAGFPTHVKLTPKDESKIDTIIVNGAECEPYLTSDYRMMLEEPESIIKGLNIILQLFDNAKGVIGIESNKPEAIKLMTEFVKDEPRITVCPLQTKYPQGGERTLIYAVTGRKINSTMLPADAGCMVDNVDTVISIYNAVAKGIPLIRRIITVTGDAIANPQNYNVRTGTSYTELLEASGGFKTEPEKVISGGPMMGQALFNFNIPVTKTSSALTCLTIDEVACNAPSACIRCGRCVKVCPGNIVPQMIMDAAERSDMERFVKLNGMECCECGCCAYICPARRPLTQAFKEMRREVAASRKKA; encoded by the coding sequence ATGGGTCTGGCTACATTTAAAGGCGGCATTCATCCTTATGAAGGAAAAGAACTGTCGGAAAATAAACCTGTACAAGTGCTGCAGCCAAAAGGCGAGATGGTGTTCCCCTTATCCCAGCATATCGGTGCGCCTGCGAAACCTTTAGTGGCGGCAGGAGATCAGGTGCTGGTTGGACAGAAAATCGGGGAGCCGGGAGGCTTTATTTCTGCCTGCGTAATCAGTTCTGTTTCAGGAACGGTAAAAACCATTGAACCAAGAATGGTTGCTAATGGCTCTATGGTTCCGTCGATTATCATTGAAAACGACGGGAAGTATCAGACGGTGGACGGATTCGGCAAAGAGCGTGATCCGAAGACCTTATCAAAGGAAGAGATCAGGAATCTTGTAAAAGAAGCAGGAGTTGTAGGTCTTGGCGGCGCCGGATTTCCAACTCATGTGAAGCTGACGCCAAAGGATGAATCAAAGATCGACACCATCATTGTCAACGGTGCGGAATGCGAGCCGTACTTAACTTCTGATTACCGGATGATGTTGGAAGAGCCGGAGAGCATCATAAAAGGGCTTAACATAATCCTTCAGTTGTTTGACAATGCAAAGGGCGTGATCGGCATTGAGAGCAACAAACCGGAAGCGATCAAACTCATGACAGAGTTTGTAAAGGACGAACCAAGGATTACTGTCTGTCCTTTACAAACCAAATATCCCCAGGGCGGTGAGCGTACTCTGATCTATGCCGTAACAGGAAGAAAGATTAATTCCACCATGCTTCCGGCAGATGCAGGCTGCATGGTAGACAATGTGGATACGGTGATTTCTATTTATAATGCGGTCGCAAAGGGCATTCCTCTGATCCGCCGTATCATTACGGTGACCGGTGATGCGATAGCAAATCCCCAGAATTATAATGTTCGGACCGGGACCAGCTACACCGAGCTTTTAGAGGCTTCCGGCGGCTTTAAGACGGAACCTGAAAAGGTGATTTCCGGAGGCCCTATGATGGGGCAGGCTTTGTTTAACTTTAATATTCCTGTCACAAAGACTTCCTCAGCCCTTACCTGTCTGACAATAGACGAGGTGGCATGTAATGCGCCTAGCGCCTGCATCCGCTGCGGACGATGCGTAAAGGTATGTCCGGGCAATATTGTTCCGCAGATGATTATGGATGCGGCGGAACGGTCTGACATGGAACGGTTTGTAAAATTAAATGGCATGGAATGCTGCGAATGCGGCTGCTGTGCATATATCTGCCCGGCCAGAAGACCTCTTACCCAGGCATTTAAAGAAATGCGCAGAGAAGTTGCGGCAAGCAGAAAGAAAGCGTAG